In Nitrospiraceae bacterium, one genomic interval encodes:
- the mtnP gene encoding S-methyl-5'-thioadenosine phosphorylase: MGTARRNVKTRADIGIIGGSGLYEIEGLRNVRRVTVRTPFGPPSDAIVLGELDGVRIAFLSRHGVGHRISPAEINYRANIYALKSLGIQRIISVSAVGSMKESIKPGDVVLPDQFIDLTKRRVSTFFEGGVVAHVGFAEPVCRSLSASLFEEAQAVGASVHRGGVYVCIEGPQFSTKAESRLYRQWGVSVIGMTNMPEAKLAREAELCYATVALVTDYDCWHETEEPVTVEGILATLRKNVTLAKQLLRVSMKPAATVEACDCQRALQNAVVTAPDRIPAGIHRKLGLLLDRAMPLPTRGR; the protein is encoded by the coding sequence GTGGGAACGGCTCGGCGGAATGTGAAGACTCGTGCGGATATCGGCATCATTGGCGGAAGCGGGTTGTATGAGATCGAAGGACTTCGAAACGTCAGACGCGTAACGGTTCGCACACCGTTCGGACCTCCGTCCGACGCGATCGTGCTGGGTGAATTGGACGGAGTTCGTATCGCCTTTCTTTCGCGCCACGGTGTTGGGCATCGAATCAGTCCGGCGGAAATCAATTACCGGGCGAATATCTACGCCTTGAAATCCCTCGGAATCCAGCGAATCATTTCTGTCAGCGCCGTCGGCAGCATGAAGGAATCGATCAAGCCGGGCGATGTCGTTCTTCCGGACCAGTTTATCGATCTCACGAAACGGCGGGTCTCCACCTTCTTCGAGGGGGGCGTTGTCGCCCATGTGGGATTTGCGGAGCCGGTGTGTCGGAGCTTGAGTGCTTCGCTCTTCGAGGAAGCACAGGCGGTCGGTGCGTCGGTTCACCGTGGCGGAGTCTATGTCTGCATTGAAGGCCCGCAGTTTTCGACTAAGGCGGAGTCGCGTCTGTATCGTCAATGGGGTGTCAGCGTGATCGGTATGACGAATATGCCGGAGGCGAAACTCGCTCGCGAAGCAGAGCTCTGTTACGCCACGGTTGCGCTGGTGACTGACTATGATTGCTGGCATGAGACGGAAGAGCCGGTCACCGTCGAGGGCATTCTGGCTACGTTGCGTAAAAACGTGACTTTGGCGAAGCAACTCCTTCGGGTCAGCATGAAGCCAGCTGCCACGGTCGAGGCCTGTGACTGCCAGCGAGCATTACAGAATGCCGTGGTCACAGCCCCCGATCGGATACCGGCGGGGATCCATCGTAAACTGGGGCTGTTGCTCGATCGAGCGATGCCTTTACCAACAAGGGGTCGATGA
- a CDS encoding PfkB family carbohydrate kinase, whose product MGKLLVVGSVALDTVKTPFGEVAEVLGGSATFFSTAASFFTTVDLIAVVGDDFPPQHVAFLKSRGIDLTGLERRPGATFRWQGEYTHQLNEAHTLDTKLNVFETFRPKIPDAYRSPEVLFLGNIDPELQLDVLEKLPRPPLVACDTMNFWINGKREALWRVLEKVDILIVNDGEARALGGSPNLVKVAQTVLARGPKHLIIKRGEYGVLMFNEKQVFGAPAFPLEDVRDPTGAGDTFAGGFLGYLAATGNRTNEAIKQAIIFGSVMASFTVESFSLDRLRILDYKEIHERFRAFKRLTHFEDIA is encoded by the coding sequence ATGGGAAAATTGCTGGTGGTCGGTTCCGTAGCTTTGGATACCGTCAAGACTCCGTTCGGAGAAGTGGCCGAGGTGCTGGGCGGCTCGGCGACTTTTTTCTCCACGGCGGCGAGTTTCTTTACGACCGTCGATCTGATCGCGGTGGTGGGGGATGATTTTCCTCCGCAGCACGTCGCGTTTCTGAAAAGCCGGGGTATTGATCTGACCGGCCTCGAGCGACGACCCGGCGCGACGTTTCGATGGCAGGGCGAGTATACGCACCAGTTGAACGAAGCCCACACACTCGACACGAAACTCAATGTCTTTGAAACGTTCCGTCCGAAGATCCCCGACGCCTATCGGTCACCGGAGGTGTTGTTCTTGGGGAACATCGATCCGGAACTTCAACTGGATGTGTTGGAGAAGCTGCCTCGCCCTCCGTTGGTGGCCTGCGACACGATGAATTTCTGGATCAACGGGAAGCGAGAGGCCTTGTGGCGCGTGTTGGAGAAAGTCGACATTCTCATCGTCAATGATGGGGAGGCCCGAGCCCTGGGAGGGAGCCCTAATCTGGTCAAGGTGGCGCAGACGGTGCTGGCGCGGGGACCGAAACATCTCATCATCAAGCGAGGTGAGTACGGAGTCTTGATGTTTAATGAGAAGCAGGTCTTCGGCGCCCCGGCCTTCCCTCTCGAAGATGTTCGGGATCCGACCGGTGCCGGCGATACCTTTGCCGGTGGGTTTCTCGGGTATCTGGCGGCGACAGGGAATCGGACGAACGAGGCGATCAAACAAGCCATCATCTTCGGCAGCGTCATGGCGTCATTTACCGTAGAATCCTTTAGTCTTGACCGTTTGCGAATCCTGGATTACAAAGAGATTCACGAGCGCTTTCGAGCGTTCAAACGGTTGACCCATTTCGAGGACATTGCGTGA
- a CDS encoding tetratricopeptide repeat protein: MTHSSLVGTMIRSWLYGLVVTVPLAWMVQGCATPEETVKKSQGYYQEGIASLDSDKQKSYVSFQKALQVNPQNKEAHYGLGYLLADQRKWAQAEEHFRAALSIDPEYSEAHTFLGKVLEGQDRWPEAIREYRQALTNPLYATPDLARYHLGRALAHEGDYQGAMEALEDAITVNPPHVRPELTHLELGRVYYKLGFERRAKEMLTKVTTLDKNGEYGAAAKELLAKLK, from the coding sequence GTGACGCATTCTTCTCTTGTCGGAACGATGATTCGGTCGTGGCTCTATGGGCTTGTCGTGACGGTTCCACTCGCCTGGATGGTGCAAGGCTGCGCGACGCCAGAAGAGACGGTCAAGAAATCTCAAGGCTATTACCAAGAGGGCATCGCGTCGTTGGATTCGGACAAACAGAAATCCTATGTGTCGTTCCAGAAAGCGCTCCAAGTCAATCCGCAGAATAAAGAAGCCCACTATGGACTCGGCTATCTGCTTGCCGACCAGAGAAAGTGGGCGCAAGCGGAGGAACACTTCCGTGCGGCACTGAGCATCGATCCGGAGTATTCCGAGGCACATACATTTCTCGGAAAGGTGCTCGAAGGTCAGGACCGCTGGCCTGAGGCCATCCGGGAATATCGCCAGGCGTTGACGAATCCACTCTATGCGACGCCGGATCTGGCGCGTTATCACCTCGGGCGTGCCCTGGCCCATGAGGGAGACTATCAAGGCGCCATGGAGGCTCTCGAAGACGCCATCACGGTCAATCCTCCCCATGTGCGTCCGGAGCTCACCCATTTGGAACTGGGGCGTGTATATTACAAACTGGGGTTTGAACGGCGAGCGAAAGAGATGCTCACCAAAGTGACGACGCTGGACAAGAATGGTGAATATGGGGCGGCGGCGAAAGAATTGCTGGCGAAATTGAAGTAA
- a CDS encoding RodZ domain-containing protein — MESIGEFFKQVRETKGLTVDEVASKTRIRTDFVKALEEGNFAKLPDQVFARGFVRSYARSLGLDEEDAIHRFTQSAGAFYEKQDERERLRVRQAEEERKRQANRKAVAVAIGIAILTLVFLLSREQSSVLVRRSASDLPTSAKRTAPVPPEPSAHQEPPTSPSGAKANVPSPTSTKPVTETAENQGASESAVAAVTPEAALPVPPSLGSDGPLGGISLEGSATTEGQLVLDLEATELSWVVVQIDGGSPQEALLRPGEKAKWKGQDQFILTLGNAGGVKAELNGKPQKPFGPSGKVARDIVLKR; from the coding sequence ATGGAATCAATCGGGGAATTTTTCAAACAGGTCCGTGAAACGAAAGGGTTGACGGTCGACGAAGTCGCCTCAAAAACCCGTATCCGCACGGATTTCGTGAAGGCGCTTGAAGAAGGCAACTTTGCCAAGCTGCCCGATCAGGTGTTCGCCAGGGGATTTGTGCGGTCGTATGCGCGATCGTTGGGACTCGATGAAGAAGATGCGATCCATCGGTTTACGCAGTCCGCGGGGGCCTTCTACGAGAAGCAAGATGAGCGAGAACGCCTGAGGGTTCGGCAAGCCGAGGAAGAGCGAAAAAGGCAAGCCAATCGCAAAGCTGTTGCCGTGGCGATCGGCATTGCCATTCTCACCTTGGTGTTTCTGCTGAGCCGTGAACAGTCTTCCGTCCTCGTTCGTCGGTCTGCGTCGGATCTGCCGACATCGGCTAAACGGACGGCGCCGGTACCCCCGGAACCCAGCGCCCATCAGGAGCCGCCGACGTCTCCGTCCGGAGCGAAGGCAAATGTTCCGAGTCCGACCTCGACCAAGCCGGTAACTGAGACTGCAGAAAATCAGGGAGCGTCGGAGTCGGCGGTGGCCGCAGTCACGCCGGAGGCTGCGCTGCCTGTTCCTCCGTCGCTCGGGAGCGATGGTCCCCTTGGAGGGATTTCACTCGAAGGCTCTGCAACAACCGAAGGGCAACTGGTGCTCGATCTTGAAGCGACGGAATTGAGCTGGGTCGTCGTCCAGATCGACGGAGGAAGCCCGCAGGAAGCCTTGCTCCGTCCGGGTGAAAAAGCGAAATGGAAAGGCCAGGATCAGTTTATACTGACCCTCGGCAATGCCGGCGGAGTGAAGGCGGAACTCAACGGCAAGCCGCAAAAGCCGTTTGGACCGAGTGGAAAGGTCGCTCGGGATATCGTACTGAAACGCTGA
- a CDS encoding cytochrome c: MRYFSKVLCVSAALMLLSATVVGAEERDPLKPRVPPDQIAEAKQMKNPVANTPENIAKGKALFEGKGTCFNCHGKEGKGDGPAGAILNPSPRNFTNCKFHKKRKDGELFWVIKNGSAGTGMVSLIPAAINEEEAWTIINYERSFCKGDE; this comes from the coding sequence ATGCGGTATTTTTCTAAGGTTTTGTGTGTCAGTGCAGCGCTAATGCTCTTGTCTGCAACAGTGGTGGGTGCGGAGGAGCGCGATCCGCTCAAGCCACGTGTTCCCCCGGATCAGATCGCTGAAGCCAAGCAGATGAAGAATCCGGTGGCCAATACTCCAGAGAACATTGCTAAGGGCAAGGCGTTGTTCGAGGGGAAGGGCACCTGCTTCAATTGTCATGGCAAGGAAGGGAAAGGGGATGGGCCTGCGGGCGCTATTCTCAACCCGAGCCCACGGAACTTCACGAACTGCAAGTTCCACAAGAAGCGGAAAGACGGCGAGCTATTCTGGGTTATTAAGAACGGGAGCGCCGGAACGGGCATGGTTTCTTTGATCCCGGCTGCCATTAACGAAGAGGAAGCCTGGACCATCATCAACTACGAGCGGAGCTTCTGCAAAGGCGACGAGTAA
- a CDS encoding caspase family protein, with translation MKIIRGLVPSESRTMRSFWDLRHRFLSISAAICTLLTAGCAPRLELPPMGPLLPYAARLELSPSVTTPTFQYVDGCGHIREIQIGSVLEQAITEATYRTFQAVITGSSKTKEPFPEITVRVELVQQKLELTQDNVYDRIPAYVQLSALARFYDASGKLLRESDIKVDRTERLLLERLAKDCDYVIDPFIHDTAVDLASKFMQEARVAVGSGSQVAAAPTASGNAGATAALPPSKLGQPGSSQVLTPAVPPMTSSLRFKVTVLDENSNLVFEGGERIRVRVDLVNTGDQEIQGATASLSGTPSLLSQFPVSSLAVGRLQPGQSRSIEFVATLPQSVQSQKTEIQVTVSDPAGTAPPPQTVSLAIQPASVNTDDVDQIPAVADGFRRPHTYLISIGIGSYRDQHLSTRKFASLDAEMMASYFQSLGGLPAANVRLLQDWKALRPDIDEALLDWLPPHMNKEAIVIVYFAGMAMVSSTGDTFLVPYEGSASSTSRLYPLKDLEAGLTRLKAKQTVFIFDGLVSRLGPETKTKVTNPQWGAGGSSTVYLISPSGLGNGLEDERHRHGLFTYYLLRGLRGDADVNRDGDITIGEVIQFVSQKVAWAARARFNREQRVLSVPSLRPSDKTAEIILTKVASIQGAEAR, from the coding sequence GTGAAGATCATCCGTGGGCTTGTACCGTCGGAGTCGCGCACAATGCGGAGTTTCTGGGACCTTCGCCATCGTTTTCTCTCCATCAGTGCAGCCATCTGTACGTTGCTAACGGCCGGATGTGCGCCACGGCTGGAACTTCCCCCGATGGGACCGTTACTCCCCTACGCAGCGCGGTTGGAACTATCTCCTTCAGTCACCACCCCTACATTCCAGTACGTGGACGGCTGCGGACATATCCGGGAGATCCAAATTGGGTCCGTGTTGGAACAAGCCATAACCGAAGCAACCTACAGGACCTTTCAGGCGGTGATCACAGGATCGTCCAAGACGAAGGAACCGTTCCCAGAAATCACAGTCCGCGTGGAGCTCGTTCAGCAAAAGTTGGAGCTCACACAAGACAACGTTTACGACCGGATTCCGGCCTATGTGCAACTCAGTGCCCTGGCCAGGTTTTATGATGCAAGCGGAAAACTCTTGCGGGAATCGGACATTAAGGTCGATCGGACCGAGCGCTTGCTTCTCGAAAGGCTTGCCAAGGACTGCGATTACGTTATCGACCCTTTTATTCATGACACGGCGGTTGATCTGGCGAGCAAATTCATGCAGGAGGCTCGCGTGGCAGTCGGCAGCGGCAGCCAGGTCGCTGCAGCTCCTACGGCGAGTGGAAATGCTGGGGCAACGGCTGCTCTTCCTCCCTCAAAGCTCGGCCAACCAGGCTCCAGCCAGGTGCTCACTCCCGCCGTGCCTCCCATGACGTCTTCCTTGCGATTCAAGGTGACCGTACTCGACGAAAACAGCAACTTGGTGTTCGAAGGAGGAGAACGCATACGGGTCCGAGTCGATCTCGTGAATACCGGTGACCAGGAGATCCAAGGGGCCACGGCATCGCTATCAGGGACTCCTTCGCTTCTGTCACAATTTCCCGTCTCAAGCCTCGCCGTTGGGCGACTCCAACCGGGCCAGTCCCGTTCGATCGAGTTTGTTGCGACGTTGCCTCAGTCCGTCCAAAGTCAAAAGACGGAGATTCAGGTGACCGTGTCCGATCCTGCTGGAACGGCTCCACCGCCCCAGACTGTGTCCCTCGCAATCCAACCGGCCAGCGTCAACACTGACGATGTGGATCAGATCCCCGCCGTTGCGGACGGTTTTCGCCGTCCTCACACTTACTTGATCTCCATCGGCATTGGATCCTATCGCGACCAGCACCTTTCGACCAGAAAGTTTGCGTCGCTCGATGCTGAGATGATGGCGTCGTATTTTCAGTCTCTTGGCGGTCTTCCTGCGGCCAACGTACGACTCCTCCAGGATTGGAAGGCGTTGCGACCAGACATTGATGAGGCCTTGTTGGATTGGCTTCCACCCCACATGAACAAGGAGGCGATCGTCATCGTCTACTTTGCCGGCATGGCAATGGTCTCTTCGACGGGAGACACCTTCCTTGTGCCCTATGAGGGAAGCGCTTCATCGACCTCGCGACTCTATCCACTCAAGGACCTGGAAGCGGGGCTCACCAGATTGAAGGCCAAACAAACCGTGTTCATCTTCGACGGTTTGGTATCGCGCCTCGGACCCGAAACCAAAACCAAGGTGACGAATCCTCAGTGGGGTGCGGGAGGGTCATCGACTGTTTACCTTATCAGCCCCAGCGGCTTGGGGAATGGGTTGGAAGACGAGCGCCATCGGCACGGGCTCTTCACCTATTATCTCTTGCGGGGGTTACGGGGGGATGCTGACGTCAACCGCGATGGAGACATTACGATTGGAGAGGTGATTCAATTTGTCAGCCAGAAGGTGGCTTGGGCCGCGAGGGCCCGGTTCAACCGTGAGCAGCGGGTGCTTTCTGTTCCGTCCTTAAGGCCCTCGGACAAAACGGCCGAGATCATTCTCACGAAGGTGGCGTCGATCCAGGGAGCCGAAGCTCGATAA
- a CDS encoding carbamoyltransferase N-terminal domain-containing protein, translating to MQLDEGTIILPPMLTLGLSNMRDAAAAIVADGRVIAAAEEERFVRVKHATAFSVSAIRYCLKAAGVQLRDLDAAAVPWKYWQVGRRGMTRRQAFILVSFADGLDHKRLRVPTAE from the coding sequence TTGCAGCTTGACGAGGGGACGATTATTCTTCCCCCTATGCTTACGCTGGGACTCTCCAACATGCGGGATGCCGCTGCGGCGATTGTGGCCGATGGTCGGGTCATCGCCGCCGCCGAAGAAGAACGGTTCGTCCGAGTCAAACATGCTACCGCATTTTCGGTGTCCGCGATTCGTTACTGTCTGAAGGCCGCGGGAGTGCAGCTCCGCGACCTGGACGCAGCGGCGGTCCCGTGGAAATACTGGCAGGTCGGTCGACGTGGCATGACGAGGCGACAAGCTTTCATTCTCGTGTCTTTTGCAGATGGGCTCGATCACAAACGGTTGCGCGTGCCGACTGCAGAGTAG
- a CDS encoding class I SAM-dependent methyltransferase, which produces MVLESEVVKLQRTLYTSGNPTRRWLHCNRRALIIDAMKRSGSNGRHERALEVGFGSGVYLPVLSELYREVIASEIEDAHLRLSHVLKASHPNLNVIFDDITRTNLPEKHFDLILCTEVVEHLADSAPAIAAMHRLLKPGGILVLSTPQRWSPLELTAKVALMPGIIDVVKAIYREPVIETGHINLMTEKEVTGQLQAAGFRIRERFTSGMYLPLIAEFLGEFGLRLENFLELKLKHSRFSWLLWTQYYIAEA; this is translated from the coding sequence GTGGTTTTAGAATCTGAAGTGGTTAAACTACAGCGCACCTTGTATACCTCAGGTAATCCTACACGGCGTTGGCTGCATTGTAACAGGCGTGCCTTGATAATCGATGCGATGAAAAGGTCCGGTTCCAATGGAAGACATGAGCGGGCACTAGAAGTTGGGTTTGGTTCCGGTGTGTATCTTCCGGTGTTATCAGAGCTGTATCGGGAAGTGATTGCCAGTGAGATAGAAGATGCTCATCTTCGTCTTTCTCACGTTCTTAAGGCCAGCCACCCAAATCTAAATGTCATATTTGACGATATTACACGTACGAACTTACCGGAGAAACATTTCGATCTCATTCTCTGTACGGAAGTTGTCGAGCACCTTGCAGATTCAGCACCTGCGATAGCTGCGATGCATCGGCTGCTCAAGCCTGGTGGTATTCTCGTCTTGTCTACACCACAACGATGGAGTCCGCTGGAGTTAACGGCGAAAGTTGCTCTTATGCCAGGCATTATCGATGTAGTTAAGGCTATATATCGCGAACCAGTTATTGAGACAGGCCACATCAATCTCATGACTGAAAAAGAAGTTACCGGCCAATTGCAGGCGGCCGGTTTCCGTATCCGCGAGCGGTTTACGTCCGGGATGTATTTGCCATTAATCGCCGAGTTTCTAGGGGAATTTGGTTTACGGCTCGAAAACTTTCTTGAGCTAAAATTGAAGCACAGCCGTTTCAGTTGGCTCCTGTGGACACAGTACTATATCGCAGAAGCATAA
- a CDS encoding dolichyl-phosphate beta-glucosyltransferase gives MPSRGALASLDISVIIPAYNEAARILPYLHAITSHLQRQRRTCEVLVVDDGSTDTTATVVTSFARTAPDVHLIQIPSSQGKGAAVRRGMQSAVGNLQLFADADGATPIQELDRLEKAIVDGADLAIGSRTLASRLPGFTVQARLHRILLGMVFNSAVRQSGIRGIADTQCGFKLFRRNVAQDLFSVASIDGYGFDLELLYVAQQRGYRIAEVPVNWADQPGSKVRILRDGFAMLRELANIKQNGVKGLYDSQPISYPIHPVTVEQLDLPPR, from the coding sequence GTGCCGTCACGCGGTGCTCTCGCTTCTCTCGATATCTCTGTTATCATCCCGGCGTATAACGAAGCCGCGCGGATTCTTCCCTACCTTCACGCGATCACCTCACACCTACAGCGCCAGCGGCGAACCTGTGAAGTGCTCGTGGTCGATGACGGGAGCACAGATACCACGGCGACTGTCGTCACATCGTTCGCCCGCACTGCACCCGATGTTCACTTGATTCAGATCCCGTCAAGCCAGGGAAAGGGAGCGGCGGTCCGGCGAGGTATGCAGTCAGCTGTCGGAAACCTCCAACTCTTTGCGGATGCGGATGGAGCGACGCCGATTCAAGAACTCGACAGACTTGAAAAAGCTATCGTGGACGGAGCGGATCTGGCCATTGGGTCACGGACTCTTGCTAGTCGGCTGCCAGGCTTCACCGTGCAGGCTCGATTGCACCGTATTCTTCTCGGCATGGTGTTTAATTCAGCCGTCCGGCAGAGCGGCATCAGAGGAATCGCGGATACCCAGTGCGGGTTCAAACTGTTCCGTCGCAACGTGGCTCAAGATCTATTCTCAGTTGCCTCGATCGACGGGTATGGATTCGACTTGGAGTTACTGTACGTGGCTCAACAGCGGGGGTATCGCATCGCAGAGGTGCCGGTCAATTGGGCAGACCAGCCCGGCTCAAAGGTCCGTATCCTTCGTGATGGCTTCGCGATGCTGCGCGAATTGGCCAATATTAAGCAGAACGGGGTCAAGGGACTCTATGACTCTCAACCCATCTCATATCCAATCCATCCGGTCACCGTCGAACAGCTTGATCTTCCTCCTCGATAA
- a CDS encoding Do family serine endopeptidase gives MVMWGREKNALFALVCLCVVAVACSTLPSGSMASAAGVPPSMAQGFSEIVKKVTPAVVNIAVTGGGEGGGRGRRPLPPGPFGGPPGEEPPGGELPTPPPMPPGPHGRPDQSAGSGVILDSNGYIVTNNHVVEGATQITVTLSDRREFSAKVIGTDPKTDLAVIKIEVKDLPALKWAEYEKLQVGDLVLAIGSPFGLSSTVTLGIISALGRGNVGIADYEDFIQTDAAINPGNSGGALINMNGDLIGINTAIFSRTGGSEGIGFAIPSSIALDIVESLQKTGKVVRGWMGVAIQEITPALAKSFKLPEQRKGVLISDVNENGPSYEAGIKRGDVVIAFNGKDVQSVSQLRNLVARTIVGKDAQVKILRDGREQTLNVKVAERPSDEMLAKREPAPKEPAETIKPPDNVLAALRIQALDPAMMSQMNIPGKTTGVMITSVEAGSSAEAAGLQRGDVIQEVNHEVVKSLDDYQKAANKIKKDELAVLLLSRQGNNLFVAVNPK, from the coding sequence ATGGTCATGTGGGGTCGGGAAAAGAATGCGCTGTTTGCCCTGGTCTGTTTGTGTGTGGTGGCGGTTGCATGCAGTACTTTGCCGTCTGGTTCGATGGCGTCGGCTGCGGGGGTACCGCCATCCATGGCGCAGGGCTTTTCCGAGATCGTGAAAAAAGTGACGCCCGCGGTGGTCAACATCGCCGTTACTGGCGGAGGGGAAGGGGGAGGCCGAGGACGTCGTCCCTTACCTCCTGGGCCGTTTGGCGGGCCTCCTGGTGAAGAACCGCCGGGGGGTGAGCTACCGACGCCGCCGCCCATGCCGCCTGGTCCTCACGGTCGTCCCGATCAAAGTGCCGGTTCAGGCGTCATCCTTGACTCTAACGGTTACATCGTCACCAACAACCACGTCGTTGAAGGTGCCACGCAGATTACCGTCACATTGAGTGATCGCCGTGAATTTTCCGCTAAGGTCATCGGGACCGATCCGAAGACGGACTTGGCCGTCATTAAGATTGAGGTAAAAGACCTTCCTGCTCTGAAATGGGCGGAGTACGAGAAACTCCAAGTGGGCGACCTCGTTCTCGCCATCGGCAGCCCGTTTGGCCTCAGTTCCACGGTGACGCTGGGGATTATCAGTGCGCTGGGTCGCGGCAACGTCGGAATCGCCGATTATGAAGATTTCATTCAGACTGATGCCGCGATCAATCCGGGTAATTCCGGAGGGGCGTTGATCAACATGAACGGGGACCTCATCGGCATCAATACCGCGATCTTTTCTCGAACCGGCGGATCAGAGGGGATCGGCTTCGCCATCCCCAGCAGTATTGCGCTCGATATCGTTGAGAGTCTCCAGAAAACCGGCAAAGTCGTACGAGGATGGATGGGAGTGGCGATTCAAGAGATCACTCCTGCGCTTGCAAAGTCATTTAAACTTCCCGAGCAACGGAAGGGCGTCCTCATCAGCGACGTGAACGAGAACGGACCCTCCTATGAGGCTGGAATCAAGCGGGGAGATGTGGTGATCGCGTTCAATGGGAAAGACGTCCAGAGCGTCAGCCAGTTGCGGAATCTCGTCGCACGAACGATAGTTGGCAAGGATGCCCAGGTCAAGATTCTCCGCGATGGAAGGGAACAGACTCTGAATGTGAAGGTCGCGGAACGACCGTCCGATGAGATGCTGGCCAAGCGAGAGCCGGCTCCGAAGGAACCGGCTGAGACGATCAAACCACCCGATAATGTACTGGCCGCGCTTCGAATTCAAGCCCTCGACCCGGCGATGATGAGTCAGATGAATATCCCTGGAAAGACAACCGGGGTCATGATCACGTCGGTGGAAGCAGGCAGCTCAGCGGAAGCGGCCGGTTTGCAGCGGGGCGACGTGATTCAAGAGGTGAATCACGAAGTCGTGAAAAGTCTTGACGACTATCAGAAGGCGGCGAATAAGATCAAAAAAGATGAATTGGCTGTTCTGCTCCTCAGCCGGCAGGGCAATAATTTATTCGTGGCGGTGAATCCAAAATAA
- the tatC gene encoding twin-arginine translocase subunit TatC — MADGLNKFNRWLQDTIFKPLEDKKMPVMEHLVEFQVRLTRAVIVTAVVFVGTFFYADTLVKWLRVPLQNMFVPGSLSWVPTDLPAIPFVFLAPAEALWQNVKVAGLFALVLAMPYILWEIWQFVVPGLHSQERRFVGPFVLLSTVAFYAGVGFSFFFVLPFALNFLIAYGVNAGFIPQLSIAQYVGFALWFLLVFGLIFEVPLAITLMAKLGWVDAPFLKRYRKWALLGAFIVAAILTPTPDPFNQCLMALPMYIFYEVGIVSAGFFHKRKPKAEETAVQAVAAGISGKSVSPRVPGAVEGEYVGVPSGGPRR, encoded by the coding sequence ATGGCTGATGGCTTGAACAAGTTCAACCGGTGGCTGCAAGACACGATCTTCAAGCCGCTGGAAGACAAAAAAATGCCGGTCATGGAGCACCTGGTGGAGTTCCAGGTGCGCCTGACCCGGGCGGTCATTGTGACGGCTGTCGTGTTCGTCGGCACCTTCTTCTATGCCGATACCCTTGTGAAATGGCTCCGTGTTCCGTTGCAGAACATGTTTGTACCGGGTTCGCTGTCCTGGGTACCGACTGATCTTCCTGCCATCCCATTCGTCTTTCTGGCACCGGCTGAAGCACTCTGGCAAAACGTCAAGGTCGCCGGACTCTTTGCCCTTGTGCTGGCGATGCCGTATATCTTGTGGGAGATCTGGCAATTCGTCGTGCCCGGCCTCCATTCGCAAGAGCGCCGTTTCGTGGGTCCATTCGTACTTTTGAGCACGGTGGCATTTTACGCCGGCGTCGGGTTCTCGTTTTTCTTTGTGCTGCCGTTTGCTCTGAACTTTCTGATCGCCTACGGGGTGAACGCGGGGTTTATTCCGCAGCTGTCGATCGCCCAGTACGTGGGGTTTGCTCTGTGGTTCTTGCTCGTGTTCGGACTGATCTTCGAAGTACCCCTGGCGATTACGCTCATGGCCAAACTGGGATGGGTTGATGCACCATTCCTGAAACGGTATCGCAAATGGGCGCTGTTAGGCGCCTTCATTGTCGCGGCCATTCTGACGCCGACCCCGGACCCCTTCAACCAGTGTTTGATGGCCTTGCCGATGTATATCTTTTATGAAGTCGGGATCGTGAGTGCAGGCTTCTTTCATAAGAGGAAGCCGAAGGCAGAAGAGACTGCCGTGCAGGCCGTCGCGGCTGGTATCAGCGGCAAGTCGGTGTCCCCACGGGTTCCCGGTGCGGTGGAGGGGGAGTACGTCGGCGTACCGTCAGGAGGCCCGCGGCGATGA